The sequence AACATGATTGAGAGTGCCGTAAGTCTTTTATAAAcgaattttgtatttatcatcatttattttaGTGTATGTAATCTCAAACTTTTAATTATGCAGGAAAAGCCAATAACTAAAGCATTAATTACTATATCAAATAGTAACCTTGATGTATATAATGCTCAAATTCGGTTGGATGCTCACTTCCGTGGCTTACGgtatgatataaaaaatattttttttataaaataaagaaaaaggtgaaattaattaattcttaataatcttattatagGTACTTCATGTATTATCATTCAATTCCTACCGCTATTACTTTCATGTCTATGTTCCTTACCTGGGAAATATTATTCTCAATCATTGCATGGAGATCATTTGTTTCATGGTGGCAAAGGAAAGTTCTTGCAGATTCATTAACAAGTCCAATTACACCAATTATGAAAGTTACCGACAATATTACTGAGAACAATTATCAAGATGACGAATCGGATAGAACAACTAGTCGACGTAGTGAAAGAGTAGAAAGAATTTCGGATGATAATGGAACAGTAACTGAATCGGAGAGTGAATATGAATcggtaaataaattatttgtgatgtttatatattcattaatattattgattaatttacattttcaaTTTGTAGTCGCGTCCTGTTTCGGTAATTTCTCCAACAGACACGGCACTAGTCTCTGAGTCCGGAGAGATGAGTTATAATACAGAATCATATGTCACAGATGATGACGAGTCCAATAGCGTTATTTCACGATCtttggatgatgatgatgctGCTAGCGAATCTAATGATGGTcaaattgatgatgatgatcaaACGGAAGGAAGTGCTACACCAACTACTCGAAGTCGAAAGAGTACAATATCCGAAGCCTCAACAACAAATAAGTCAGAAGCTGAAGGTGCGCCTAGTACTAGTAGTGCTACTTTAACTTCTAGATTACAAAGTGATTATACGAAACCATACGTTAAAAAGGCCAGCTCGAGCGGTGGTAATAATGGAAGTGATAGGGAATAATTATATTGCTAGTTGGTAAAAAGTATAAAGGGAATGACGTATTCTTTTTACctctatataaattttcttacctttgcatttttatgatttcattacaattttaattatttgcttAATAACATATAAACATATGGATACTAGGATCGCAaagaaacttataaaattggaatattaagaaaattgttgtaaaattgttattatattttcttatattacattttttacattattaaattctttacgAACATAACgcattatttcataaataaacacaaataaaaaaaccaattaaaaccattattaatgaattagaaGAATTTACTAAAGAAATTCTCAAATGGCTTAAAATGTGTCATTAATGGAATTCTTGGCTTTATAAAAAcatttgatgatgatgatgttgaaGTAATAGCGGGATTTGttaaactacaaaaaaaaatggaccgtttaatattttttcctttttttttaataaatccaaaatggtttttttttacttacgtAGTAAAACTTTTCAACCATTTACCATTTAATTTTCTAGCAGTTTTAGCATTAGTACTAGTACGTTGGCCCCTTACAGGATAACCCATAGCATGACGTTTACCTTTATAATTACCGATTGCTctatgatgtaaaatattatttctaacTTGACGACGTAAATCACTTTCTATagtcatattatttaattctaaagAAATTGCATTTAATTGAGATTCTGTTAAATCAGATATTTTACATGTATCATGAATTGAGAATTTACTACATAATTTTTGAGCTGTTTTATGCCCTATTCCATAAAAATAGGTTAAAGCAATctaaaagaaaggaaagaaaaataaaaaaatttatatatattttttttccttttttgtaaaaaaattatttaattcaataattttatacttacTCTAACGAGCTTTTTATCGGGTAAACTAACACCAAGTAACAAAACTggcattattaaattaatttttttaaaaaaaagataaaagtttgaaacatttttaaatttttaagtttttaaattttatcaatcaaTTTTTGATTGGATATTCACATCTTGTATGACAACGAATTAAATTTTGTGctataaatatttagttaaaatatttatagaaaaaatttgggaaatttttatattgtgatATTTAAGGTATTCAAAAATACCAAGCAAGCTAAATAATACTAACACtgcaaaattttctttttttttatttacttaactCAATGAATAATgctttttaaaaatgaatctagtttataataatacttttccttgatattattattattttttttttgtaaagaaaaagaactaaaggatttattacaaaaaaaaattttgtttgtttcatttaatacattatacatttatataactAAGAAGTAATTCACAAAAGTATGGCAAATTAAAATGATGTTATCAAATAGCTATCCtgcattttatattattattacattgtggtttttttaataaatagttcaAAGAAGTGCCTATTATAGCACTCataatatgataatagaaTGGAATGAAGGAGATACTAAAAACTTTACCACCGGAATTTGAAATGAGATACGACAAAGTTTTTAACAGCCaagataataagaaaattagttCAAAATTGGTTCCTGAACTATTAAGATCATTAAGACCAAGATATAATCCTTCATATATACAATTAAAGAATGGCTTCGATCATTACATAAACATTGAAGAGACAGCCATTTGTTAATTATGAAAAGAACATAGGATCAGACCAATAGACGTGTTCATAATAACAATTGTGTCGCTGAGGTATGAAAtccattaataaatttgcatttatatCACTTTAACATTCTACTAACATTTACTTTACTAACGTTTTGTAAACATTTAACATTCTGTTCATATAGAAAAGACCCAAAGAAGGTATATTGTAGCAGTATCTTAGCAAatcaataatgatattaaaacttttagggaggaatttaataatatgagaTTCAATGACCTAAAAAATGATACGAATATGAATAGGGCACCTCGTCTTAATGATAAAGATGTTGAGACATTAAGCAAGGCCCTGTATTATTCTAAGAAGGCATATGAAGAAGCTCTTTTAGCTAAAGAATTGTCACTTTGAACAGAAAACGTGATCAAGGGGATTTGACGGTATGAACAGGAAATTTGACGACGTCAAAAGCGatatgcaaattttttaattctcaAGATAATCGATGACAAACACGATCATTGAAATGAATTTCTCAACAACcgttaaaatacaaataattaatgacAAAAAAATCGCCCAACCCTAAcgataaattagataaattacaGGATGTTATTGACGGTATTTGTAAtcaatcgaaaaaaataaaaaaaaaaagaattagattGTTAGATTTTAGGAAATTGGTGTTATATGGTATgtatacaatttaaattaaaggataaaataattttatttattattaatatattttatttattttacatgaaAAAGGATGAATTATATTACGAGTTGTCATTTCTTTACCAGTCATACTCCGGTCACTATAaagagaaaaacaaaaaatatttatttcattgtaGATAAAGGTTGTCCAAAGACATACATgtgtatgaaaattttaaagtaattttaaaaagaattttccaAATATAGAATTCTGATGAATCagtaatattgaaatatggAGTGAAAATTTAAACGGAGATAGACGATTATTCAACATTGTCATATTACCATGACCAGGGTTGGGAATTGTACTAGTACAGTACTAGTACAGTATAGTACAGTACTAAGTACTGTACTTGTACTTGAAAATTTAGtacaaatacaattttaatacatactattaataaattttattggttaattttataaatataaacaatattgatcacatgatatctacctaaaatggttaaattatatcctaaaaagtaataattgtattagtaCAGTGTACTTAGTACTTGTACGAAATTTTTGCTAGTACAGTACGTACTAGAATTTTGCTAGTACAGGTGTACTACCACAACCCTGACCATGACCAGTGATGTAACTCTTCTGTCATGAAGtgaatgattattattattatttagccAACCGACATGATATATTATGGGTAATTTGTTTgttgatcaaatttaaattatctaaaataatttcttaaaatattaatattaattttattggcaaAAGATGGAGGAAGAGGTAGTGGCGGTAATGGTAGTCATGGTGGTCATGGTGGTTATAAAGATTGAAAATAATCTCTCTACGAGGTTCAAAGTGAATATTATTCTACTAAAAATGTCAGTTATATCACTCATATGTGTAACTAAGAGTCATAAAGTGCAAAATCAAGACATTTCAAATAGCAATTGATACTATGTtacagataaattattaatgttgTTTAGGCATTCTATTTATCTATTGGAAATTCAGTCATCCTTCCATTTGGAGAATATGATATCATGAAGATTAGCTTCGTATTCATTTCATCtcaagataataatgatggtCCAAAATCGAGGTTGCTGCTAAGACGGAGATGATATCATTTttgttaatcaaaaattttcttttcaagATCATGCTTATgaaggtttatttattttaattctattatttttataaaagatacagtatctattttctaattttttttttttagaaatttaatatagcATTTTTCAATTGtagatttttttcatcatttaattcATATAATGAAACAACATTACAATTAAACACCTTACCAAAACTTTTACataaatttggtaaaactTCTTCTACACTGATTTCCTCCATCAAatcattcttattttttaaattatttaattcttttgaaaTAGAAGTCATTTTCTTGTCTTGTAATCCACATGGCATTATATGTTCAAACCAATTTAAATCTGTATTACAATTTAACGCAAAACCATGTGATGTTATATATCTTTGTACTTGAAttcctattaaaatatttataacaaaattatgagaatttttttttttttggtaaaacaaggttaaaatcaaaatattatattacctATTGCacataatttttcatcatcattaatcCAAACTCCTGTATTCTTGGTGGTTTTAGCCTTAATTCCATATGTTGAACATGTGTCTATAATCACTTGTTCTATAGCTTCAACATAACATCTTACCGAAAGctatcattaaaagaaactattaattaacgtttaataatattattcttaatgaattatatatttttttaccttaaaattTCGTATATTCAAAATTGGATATCCAACCAATTGTCCAGGTCCGTGAAATGTAACTT is a genomic window of Rhizophagus irregularis chromosome 7, complete sequence containing:
- a CDS encoding mitochondrial 37S ribosomal protein uS13m, translating into MPVLLLGVSLPDKKLVRIALTYFYGIGHKTAQKLCSKFSIHDTCKISDLTESQLNAISLELNNMTIESDLRRQVRNNILHHRAIGNYKGKRHAMGYPVRGQRTSTNAKTARKLNGKWLKSFTTLTNPAITSTSSSSNVFIKPRIPLMTHFKPFENFFSKFF